From Astatotilapia calliptera chromosome 19, fAstCal1.2, whole genome shotgun sequence, a single genomic window includes:
- the rab11fip5a gene encoding rab11 family-interacting protein 1 isoform X1, giving the protein MSSLNVPEDQKWVPTHVQVTVLRGRGLRGKGKHGTSDVYTIIQLGKEKYSTGVAEKTTEPEWKEECSFELQPGVLESGGQSGYPAGSCELILTVMHRALIGLDVFLGQAVIPLDKVFLESRCVKNEWYRLNSKTGKKEKERGDIQVTIQFTRDNLTASMYDLVIKDKSASTFGKLKERMKGKRRSSDEDSSSAVLPSGYGSLYRMRQRLPSDGGGEEDYEDDEGGEVRRSKMRTFFLRGKLRKSSDTRSSTSLGSESSESSSRGGSLSPTAGISVVVSDLSNSPSNSSNLTADNSPEHTANTSPKSSSLKCEFGDEAGEITIAVPQPTVCINGSHSYNVQPQAPGSGKPAGSLGLGLLQKSMPLSVSLQNLSQQASIDLPKGGVGDGRRWSFDKPGEEEKAAIAAALEKSGPMLGENEERLGQAAPTEATSWSFASTVEAGDLQGKKQRRNFFSHAGKGQSQPKDECERAHAANDEKQRGWFGSKDSQSKPSLVVSPKLEPSTDPHLPPLPPSHHPLGPLVEHTSMVPNLHHTNPFCHSPTSPPPISQSNPFFSLIQHNPFYEDMITTQQLKPTPPPLPYLSSSRPPIAQLFPQPSNSNSVLTHGNSAAEESITDADASSTEVTKAGMRGLPLTLVEGKKPLLKKSSNPFMSVSSVEPDSEWDESFEAFAAGRLQSPEDLSTGCKTQQKPPSDHLLEHCNNKADRNTNVTDALHYHQLASQVTNTNMHYHNTFPQFLETIPEHRSFEHNDVTLNTSTNSLKLNTCSETNQDTSATSEIPDTNMSRAPCRTPSVQLSSSSPDPSSSGLGSSAEEDFLSCVSSYSDKVSASSFEDTESNIFGSTDVKNKRGSESEDDTTYRSNDLSLVDVVQQTVIEPKDSGKVDLSGSAGSLAPQPTVLGHPHPSITEEIGTDGADAETRNNSNIVYPDLLPELSKPQLKSIIFSQSDNVGQERNINDLKVSIEDFSKDLNDGSKDNNIKVRNPATPDQERSSTLPSLHITTSSPDVKQASLVEPFERAHLAGQDVSPNSHVPFSSLGDLLNISQIANSPSQDFDDTQLHRRISDQSSSSFLQSLNVSIDSQDYQTCVSHSSSKSSSVSEPNETMQLKDVKTTADAALGLMDSTNASKLSNGEIGETDKSEASPQAAQDKTTTLEPTFPIGDLQSFPAAQPDSFMSCNLKSAGEVSDATSSICAPTQNVTLHRSQSEGTLATPFDELLLPSFGSDPGGVQGSTSSQPGPDLPSLISFAPSLAPESICSPVALPAFSPFANASARLPPSSTQATAPMPLQQEAEQQQQQAASQQNSPHPVKPLPTAMQAEEKRSVLATGLEKLKSTIHHGRSSQLTEQEGERKKSLTEGAGSYYHLTHSELVNLLVQREAELERQKAEYERQKLLLAKRETELKKLKPQVKDLEDYIDTLLVRIMEQKPTLLQVRSKFK; this is encoded by the exons GTGGTACAGGCTCAACTCGAAGACTGGGAAGAAGGAGAAGGAACGGGGAGACATTCAAGTCACCATCCAGTTCACCCGCGACAACCTGACAGCTAGCATGTACGACCTTGTCATCAAAGATAAAAGCGCCTCCACCTTCGGCAAGCTGAAGGAGCGCATGAAAGGCAAGAGGAGATCCAGCGACGAGGACTCCTCTTCGGCCGTCCTGCCGAGTGGGTATGGCTCTTTGTACCGCATGCGCCAAAGACTTCCTAGCGACGGAGGCGGAGAGGAGGATTATGAGGACGACGAAGGGGGCGAGGTCCGGAGGAGCAAGATGAGAACTTTCTTTTTGAGGGGAAAGTTGCGAAAATCGTCCGACACTCGGTCCAGCACGTCCCTGGGCTCGGAGAGCAGCGAGTCATCGTCACGGGGTGGGAGCCTCAGTCCCACGGCCGGTATCAGCGTGGTGGTGTCCGATCTCTCTAACTCGCCCAGTAACAGCAGCAACCTGACAGCAGATAACAGCCCAG AGCACACAGCAAACACGTCGCCCAAGTCTTCGTCTCTCAAATGCGAGTTTGGTGATGAGGCCGGTGAGATCACCATTGCAGTGCCTCAGCCCACTGTTTGCATCAACGGAAGCCATTCTTACAACGTgcagccccaggccccaggctcAGGAAAACCTGCAGGTTCTTTAGGCCTGGGACTGTTGCAGAAGTCTATGCCTCTCTCCGTGTCTCTACAGAACCTCAGTCAGCAGGCCTCCATAGATCTCCCTAAAGGTGGTGTGGGAGATGGGCGCCGCTGGTCCTTTGACAAGCCCGGCGAGGAGGAAAAAGCAGCCATAGCTGCGGCTCTGGAGAAAAGCGGCCCGATGCTGGGTGAAAACGAGGAGCGCCTGGGACAGGCTGCTCCGACAGAAGCCACGTCATGGTCCTTTGCTTCCACAGTGGAGGCGGGGGACCTCCAGGGGAAAAAGCAGAGGAGGAACTTTTTCTCTCATGCGGGGAAGGGACAGAGTCAGCCCAAGGATGAGTGCGAGCGGGCCCATGCTGCAAATGACGAGAAACAAAGGGGATGGTTTGGATCAAAGGACTCGCAGAGCAAACCCAG CCTGGTGGTCTCACCTAAATTAGAACCCAGCACTGATCCCCACTTACCACCTCTTCCACCTAGTCACCACCCTCTGGGTCCCCTTGTAGAGCATACCTCCATGGTTCCAAACCTGCACCATACTAACCCTTTCTGCCACTCACCGACCTCACCACCCCCTATATCACAATCCAACCCTTTCTTTTCTCTAATCCAGCACAACCCTTTCTATGAAGACATGATAACCACTCAgcaacttaaacctacaccgcCTCCTCTGCCCTATCTTTCCAGTTCCCGGCCCCCTATAGCTCAACTCTTTCCACAGCCGAGTAACTCTAACTCTGTCCTCACCCACGGCAACTCAGCTGCCGAAGAATCCATCACTGATGCTGATGCAAGCAGCACAGAGGTCACGAAAGCTGGGATGAGAGGACTTCCTCTAACTCTCGTGGAAGGAAAGAAACCGTTACTCAAGAAGTCATCCAACCCTTTTATGTCTGTTAGCAGTGTGGAACCGGATTCAGAGTGGGACGAATCCTTTGAAGCATTTGCAGCTGGCAGGCTGCAGTCTCCTGAGGATCTCTCCACAGGCTGCAAAACGCAGCAAAAACCACCCAGCGACCATCTGCTGGAACACTGCAATAATAAAGCCGATCGAAACACAAATGTGACTGATGCACTGCATTATCATCAGCTAGCCAGCCAAGTGACCAACACTAACATGCATTACCATAACACTTTCCCACAATTCCTTGAAACAATCCCAGAACACAGAAGTTTTGAGCACAATGATGTAACTTTAAATACTTCCACTAACTCTCTGAAACTGAACACTTGCTCTGAAACTAATCAGGACACCAGCGCTACCAGTGAAATACCCGACACGAACATGAGTCGAGCTCCTTGCCGCACCCCGTCTGTACAACTCAGCAGCAGCTCTCCAGATCCTAGTTCTTCAGGTCTCGGCAGTTCAGCAGAAGAGGATTTTCTGTCATGCGTTTCCTCTTATTCTGATAAAGTCTCTGCATCCTCATTTGAAGACACTGAAAGCAACATCTTTGGGTCAAcggatgtaaaaaataaaaggggCTCAGAATCTGAAGATGACACTACTTACAGGTCAAATGATCTATCTTTAGTTGATGTTGTTCAGCAAACTGTTATTGAGCCTAAGGATAGCGGAAAGGTAGACTTGAGTGGTTCAGCAGGGTCTTTGGCACCACAGCCCACAGTACTTGGGCATCCACATCCATCAATCACAGAGGAGATAGGAACTGATGGTGCAGATGCTGAAACACGTAACAATTCTAATATTGTATACCCTGACTTGTTGCCTGAACTCTCTAAACCACAACTAAAGTCCATCATCTTTTCACAGTCGGACAATGTAGGGCAAGAAAGAAACATAAATGATTTAAAGGTCTCTATAGAGGATTTTTCTAAAGATTTAAATGATGGCTCTAAAGACAATAATATAAAAGTGAGGAATCCTGCAACTCCAGATCAAGAAAGATCCTCCACACTACCATCATTACACATCACAACCTCCTCCCCTGATGTCAAGCAGGCTTCATTGGTTGAACCCTTTGAGAGGGCTCATTTAGCAGGCCAGGATGTTAGCCCCAATTCTCATGTGCCATTTAGCAGCCTTGGTGATTTACTCAACATCAGTCAGATTGCAAACAGTCCTAGCCAAGACTTTGATGACACTCAGTTGCACAGACGGATATCTGATCAGAGCTCCAGCAGCTTTCTCCAAAGTCTGAATGTCAGTATTGACTCACAGGATTACCAAACCTGCGTGTCTCACTCTTCCTCCAAAAGTTCCAGCGTCTCTGAGCCAAATGAGACAATGCAGCTGAAGGATGTTAAAACAACTGCAGATGCTGCGTTGGGCTTAATGGATTCTACAAATGCATCCAAGTTATCTAATGGGGAAATCGGGGAAACTGACAAATCTGAAGCATCTCCCCAAGCTGCTCAGGACAAGACGACGACTCTTGAGCCAACCTTCCCAATAGGAGACTTGCAATCATTCCCTGCAGCACAGCCGGACTCTTTTATGAGCTGTAATCTGAAGAGTGCTGGTGAGGTCTCGGATGCTACGTCCTCGATATGCGCTCCTACACAGAATGTTACACTACACCGCTCCCAGTCTGAGGGCACACTGGCAACTCCCTTCGACGAGCTCCTCCTACCCTCTTTTGGTAGTGATCCTGGCGGGGTACAGGGTTCCACCTCGTCTCAGCCAGGCCCCGACCTTCCCTCTCTGATTTCCTTTGCTCCTTCTCTTGCTCCTGAAAGTATTTGCTCCCCTGTAGCGCTTCCTGCCTTCTCTCCCTTTGCCAACGCTTCAGCGAGGTTACCGCCCAGCTCAACGCAAGCCACAGCACCAATGCCACTGCaacaggaggcagagcagcagcagcagcaggcagccAGTCAGCAGAACAG CCCCCACCCAGTGAAGCCCCTGCCCACTGCCATGCAGGCTGAGGAGAAGCGGTCAGTGCTGGCCACAGGCCTGGAGAAGCTAAAGTCCACCATCCACCACGGAAGGAGCAGCCAGCTGACGGAGCAGGAGGGCGAAAGGAAGAAG TCACTGACAGAAGGAGCGGGGTCATACTACCACCTGACCCACAGCGAACTGGTCAACCTGCTGGTGCAACGCGAGGCGGAGCTGGAGAGGCAGAAGGCGGAGTATGAACGTCAGAAACTTTTGCTGGCCAAGCGGGAGACGGAGCTGAAGAAACTGAAGCCGCAGGTCAAAGATTTGGAGGACTACATTGACACACTGCTGGTGCGCATCATGGAGCAGAAGCCCACCCTCCTGCAAGTGCGCTCCAAATTCAAGTGA
- the rab11fip5a gene encoding rab11 family-interacting protein 1 isoform X3, with protein MYDLVIKDKSASTFGKLKERMKGKRRSSDEDSSSAVLPSGYGSLYRMRQRLPSDGGGEEDYEDDEGGEVRRSKMRTFFLRGKLRKSSDTRSSTSLGSESSESSSRGGSLSPTAGISVVVSDLSNSPSNSSNLTADNSPEHTANTSPKSSSLKCEFGDEAGEITIAVPQPTVCINGSHSYNVQPQAPGSGKPAGSLGLGLLQKSMPLSVSLQNLSQQASIDLPKGGVGDGRRWSFDKPGEEEKAAIAAALEKSGPMLGENEERLGQAAPTEATSWSFASTVEAGDLQGKKQRRNFFSHAGKGQSQPKDECERAHAANDEKQRGWFGSKDSQSKPSLVVSPKLEPSTDPHLPPLPPSHHPLGPLVEHTSMVPNLHHTNPFCHSPTSPPPISQSNPFFSLIQHNPFYEDMITTQQLKPTPPPLPYLSSSRPPIAQLFPQPSNSNSVLTHGNSAAEESITDADASSTEVTKAGMRGLPLTLVEGKKPLLKKSSNPFMSVSSVEPDSEWDESFEAFAAGRLQSPEDLSTGCKTQQKPPSDHLLEHCNNKADRNTNVTDALHYHQLASQVTNTNMHYHNTFPQFLETIPEHRSFEHNDVTLNTSTNSLKLNTCSETNQDTSATSEIPDTNMSRAPCRTPSVQLSSSSPDPSSSGLGSSAEEDFLSCVSSYSDKVSASSFEDTESNIFGSTDVKNKRGSESEDDTTYRSNDLSLVDVVQQTVIEPKDSGKVDLSGSAGSLAPQPTVLGHPHPSITEEIGTDGADAETRNNSNIVYPDLLPELSKPQLKSIIFSQSDNVGQERNINDLKVSIEDFSKDLNDGSKDNNIKVRNPATPDQERSSTLPSLHITTSSPDVKQASLVEPFERAHLAGQDVSPNSHVPFSSLGDLLNISQIANSPSQDFDDTQLHRRISDQSSSSFLQSLNVSIDSQDYQTCVSHSSSKSSSVSEPNETMQLKDVKTTADAALGLMDSTNASKLSNGEIGETDKSEASPQAAQDKTTTLEPTFPIGDLQSFPAAQPDSFMSCNLKSAGEVSDATSSICAPTQNVTLHRSQSEGTLATPFDELLLPSFGSDPGGVQGSTSSQPGPDLPSLISFAPSLAPESICSPVALPAFSPFANASARLPPSSTQATAPMPLQQEAEQQQQQAASQQNSPHPVKPLPTAMQAEEKRSVLATGLEKLKSTIHHGRSSQLTEQEGERKKSLTEGAGSYYHLTHSELVNLLVQREAELERQKAEYERQKLLLAKRETELKKLKPQVKDLEDYIDTLLVRIMEQKPTLLQVRSKFK; from the exons ATGTACGACCTTGTCATCAAAGATAAAAGCGCCTCCACCTTCGGCAAGCTGAAGGAGCGCATGAAAGGCAAGAGGAGATCCAGCGACGAGGACTCCTCTTCGGCCGTCCTGCCGAGTGGGTATGGCTCTTTGTACCGCATGCGCCAAAGACTTCCTAGCGACGGAGGCGGAGAGGAGGATTATGAGGACGACGAAGGGGGCGAGGTCCGGAGGAGCAAGATGAGAACTTTCTTTTTGAGGGGAAAGTTGCGAAAATCGTCCGACACTCGGTCCAGCACGTCCCTGGGCTCGGAGAGCAGCGAGTCATCGTCACGGGGTGGGAGCCTCAGTCCCACGGCCGGTATCAGCGTGGTGGTGTCCGATCTCTCTAACTCGCCCAGTAACAGCAGCAACCTGACAGCAGATAACAGCCCAG AGCACACAGCAAACACGTCGCCCAAGTCTTCGTCTCTCAAATGCGAGTTTGGTGATGAGGCCGGTGAGATCACCATTGCAGTGCCTCAGCCCACTGTTTGCATCAACGGAAGCCATTCTTACAACGTgcagccccaggccccaggctcAGGAAAACCTGCAGGTTCTTTAGGCCTGGGACTGTTGCAGAAGTCTATGCCTCTCTCCGTGTCTCTACAGAACCTCAGTCAGCAGGCCTCCATAGATCTCCCTAAAGGTGGTGTGGGAGATGGGCGCCGCTGGTCCTTTGACAAGCCCGGCGAGGAGGAAAAAGCAGCCATAGCTGCGGCTCTGGAGAAAAGCGGCCCGATGCTGGGTGAAAACGAGGAGCGCCTGGGACAGGCTGCTCCGACAGAAGCCACGTCATGGTCCTTTGCTTCCACAGTGGAGGCGGGGGACCTCCAGGGGAAAAAGCAGAGGAGGAACTTTTTCTCTCATGCGGGGAAGGGACAGAGTCAGCCCAAGGATGAGTGCGAGCGGGCCCATGCTGCAAATGACGAGAAACAAAGGGGATGGTTTGGATCAAAGGACTCGCAGAGCAAACCCAG CCTGGTGGTCTCACCTAAATTAGAACCCAGCACTGATCCCCACTTACCACCTCTTCCACCTAGTCACCACCCTCTGGGTCCCCTTGTAGAGCATACCTCCATGGTTCCAAACCTGCACCATACTAACCCTTTCTGCCACTCACCGACCTCACCACCCCCTATATCACAATCCAACCCTTTCTTTTCTCTAATCCAGCACAACCCTTTCTATGAAGACATGATAACCACTCAgcaacttaaacctacaccgcCTCCTCTGCCCTATCTTTCCAGTTCCCGGCCCCCTATAGCTCAACTCTTTCCACAGCCGAGTAACTCTAACTCTGTCCTCACCCACGGCAACTCAGCTGCCGAAGAATCCATCACTGATGCTGATGCAAGCAGCACAGAGGTCACGAAAGCTGGGATGAGAGGACTTCCTCTAACTCTCGTGGAAGGAAAGAAACCGTTACTCAAGAAGTCATCCAACCCTTTTATGTCTGTTAGCAGTGTGGAACCGGATTCAGAGTGGGACGAATCCTTTGAAGCATTTGCAGCTGGCAGGCTGCAGTCTCCTGAGGATCTCTCCACAGGCTGCAAAACGCAGCAAAAACCACCCAGCGACCATCTGCTGGAACACTGCAATAATAAAGCCGATCGAAACACAAATGTGACTGATGCACTGCATTATCATCAGCTAGCCAGCCAAGTGACCAACACTAACATGCATTACCATAACACTTTCCCACAATTCCTTGAAACAATCCCAGAACACAGAAGTTTTGAGCACAATGATGTAACTTTAAATACTTCCACTAACTCTCTGAAACTGAACACTTGCTCTGAAACTAATCAGGACACCAGCGCTACCAGTGAAATACCCGACACGAACATGAGTCGAGCTCCTTGCCGCACCCCGTCTGTACAACTCAGCAGCAGCTCTCCAGATCCTAGTTCTTCAGGTCTCGGCAGTTCAGCAGAAGAGGATTTTCTGTCATGCGTTTCCTCTTATTCTGATAAAGTCTCTGCATCCTCATTTGAAGACACTGAAAGCAACATCTTTGGGTCAAcggatgtaaaaaataaaaggggCTCAGAATCTGAAGATGACACTACTTACAGGTCAAATGATCTATCTTTAGTTGATGTTGTTCAGCAAACTGTTATTGAGCCTAAGGATAGCGGAAAGGTAGACTTGAGTGGTTCAGCAGGGTCTTTGGCACCACAGCCCACAGTACTTGGGCATCCACATCCATCAATCACAGAGGAGATAGGAACTGATGGTGCAGATGCTGAAACACGTAACAATTCTAATATTGTATACCCTGACTTGTTGCCTGAACTCTCTAAACCACAACTAAAGTCCATCATCTTTTCACAGTCGGACAATGTAGGGCAAGAAAGAAACATAAATGATTTAAAGGTCTCTATAGAGGATTTTTCTAAAGATTTAAATGATGGCTCTAAAGACAATAATATAAAAGTGAGGAATCCTGCAACTCCAGATCAAGAAAGATCCTCCACACTACCATCATTACACATCACAACCTCCTCCCCTGATGTCAAGCAGGCTTCATTGGTTGAACCCTTTGAGAGGGCTCATTTAGCAGGCCAGGATGTTAGCCCCAATTCTCATGTGCCATTTAGCAGCCTTGGTGATTTACTCAACATCAGTCAGATTGCAAACAGTCCTAGCCAAGACTTTGATGACACTCAGTTGCACAGACGGATATCTGATCAGAGCTCCAGCAGCTTTCTCCAAAGTCTGAATGTCAGTATTGACTCACAGGATTACCAAACCTGCGTGTCTCACTCTTCCTCCAAAAGTTCCAGCGTCTCTGAGCCAAATGAGACAATGCAGCTGAAGGATGTTAAAACAACTGCAGATGCTGCGTTGGGCTTAATGGATTCTACAAATGCATCCAAGTTATCTAATGGGGAAATCGGGGAAACTGACAAATCTGAAGCATCTCCCCAAGCTGCTCAGGACAAGACGACGACTCTTGAGCCAACCTTCCCAATAGGAGACTTGCAATCATTCCCTGCAGCACAGCCGGACTCTTTTATGAGCTGTAATCTGAAGAGTGCTGGTGAGGTCTCGGATGCTACGTCCTCGATATGCGCTCCTACACAGAATGTTACACTACACCGCTCCCAGTCTGAGGGCACACTGGCAACTCCCTTCGACGAGCTCCTCCTACCCTCTTTTGGTAGTGATCCTGGCGGGGTACAGGGTTCCACCTCGTCTCAGCCAGGCCCCGACCTTCCCTCTCTGATTTCCTTTGCTCCTTCTCTTGCTCCTGAAAGTATTTGCTCCCCTGTAGCGCTTCCTGCCTTCTCTCCCTTTGCCAACGCTTCAGCGAGGTTACCGCCCAGCTCAACGCAAGCCACAGCACCAATGCCACTGCaacaggaggcagagcagcagcagcagcaggcagccAGTCAGCAGAACAG CCCCCACCCAGTGAAGCCCCTGCCCACTGCCATGCAGGCTGAGGAGAAGCGGTCAGTGCTGGCCACAGGCCTGGAGAAGCTAAAGTCCACCATCCACCACGGAAGGAGCAGCCAGCTGACGGAGCAGGAGGGCGAAAGGAAGAAG TCACTGACAGAAGGAGCGGGGTCATACTACCACCTGACCCACAGCGAACTGGTCAACCTGCTGGTGCAACGCGAGGCGGAGCTGGAGAGGCAGAAGGCGGAGTATGAACGTCAGAAACTTTTGCTGGCCAAGCGGGAGACGGAGCTGAAGAAACTGAAGCCGCAGGTCAAAGATTTGGAGGACTACATTGACACACTGCTGGTGCGCATCATGGAGCAGAAGCCCACCCTCCTGCAAGTGCGCTCCAAATTCAAGTGA